TCAGTCCAATCGATACCATCTTCACCGTATTCTTGTATTTGTTCATTTAATTCTTTTTTATACACATCTTCTGGTAAGAAACTTTCACAAAGCCATTGATAATCCTCAACCATATGAGCACCCTCACTTATTTCTATTCCAAAAAGAACAAAAGAACATTATGTGTCTTATAATTAACATAATCATTATGACCAAAAGTCATCCTCATTTGATTTCTTCTTCGTGAATTTCTTCTTACATCGTATAACATACTAGTTATCAAGGTAGTGTTTAAATTCGTCAATATCAACGAATTTTTCTTTCATTTCTAATTCTATTTGTTCTTTTGTCTTACCATTTTCCTTTAACAGATATTTAACCATATCTGAAGTGGTGATATGTTCCATTTGACAGATAGGACAGTATTGTGCAGGAAGTTCGTATCTATATTCATGTTGTTCTATAATTTCATCATAATCTAAATCTTCCTCACAAAGAGTCAATTTTTTTAATGTTTCTTCATTTTCTTTCAATGAATCAACATAATAATCCTTAGCACCGTAATTTTCAATTGCTTTTTTTGTTTTATTTATAGATTTTTCAACAAGAGCAATTGCAAATTCTCTATTAAATTCAAAATTTATAGCATGGTCTTCACAAAAAGTATGACCATTTTCACATTGATACATTTCAGCATCATGTAGTGACATATCCCAACCACTTACATCTTGTCCACATACATCACAAACAAATGATGAAGAGGATGAATTACTTACAAAACCTTTTCTTATTTTCATATCTTAACTTTTTAAAATTTTTTCAACTTTATCTGGACTTATTAAAACACCACAACCTCTTAGGTAGTAAAACTACGAAATAGCTTGAACTTGAGTTGCTTACAAAACCATTTCTTTTTATTTTATTGTTAATATTCTATTTAATTTTCTTTCTCTACTATTTAATCGTATGTTTGAAAAACATCTAACTTCTCTTTTAGTATTATCGACATCTATACGGTCTATCAGTTTATAGATTTTTAATTTTTGATTGTTTGGAATTTTTTCCAAAATTATCTTAGTTAAATAATAATCTGGTATAATAAATTCTTGTTCTGTCATAAGATTCATATAATAATTTTCGAGAGGTTCTGTGTAATCTCTTTTAAACCTTTCTTTAAAGGATTTTATCCATTCTTTATGTTTTAATTTGGTTTGATTGTTAAAATCTGACCAATCCAATTTATAAACATCACAAGGTTCATTTCCATTTCTACTACTATTAGTAGTTATTCCAATTTTTATAAGAACAGGAAATCTCAAACCATAATTTGTTTTGTTAATTATCATTTTGTAATCCTTATTAATTTTTTAATTCTTAATTCTTTATTTATTTGTTTAACAGACCATTTATCGTTCAAATATTTACCATATGTATTAAAGTTTATATGTGTTGTTGCATCGATATGCACATTAATATTGTACTTTATATCAACAGTTGGCCCAAAAAAAAAAAAATAAAAACAGTGTATGATATGAGCCATACACTGTTTTATTTCATATGCTGTTTGACGCAAGCTACCCCATTTATAACTTATTTCACTAAAATAAACTTCGTCTTTTAATTTATCAAATGTTCTTTGATTTTTAATCCAGTTTTATCATTTTTCTAAACGATTGCTGTTTATTGATTTCTTTTTATTATTTTATGACTTATATTATTTATTATATCTTTTAAACGCATTTTCTGTAATCATATTAAATTCTACTTGACCAATAAAATCTTTTAGTGAAGTTTTATTTGTATAACTCATTGCACTTGATAGATAATGTTTAAAATTATCACACCAACCTTCAAGTGTATATTCAACTTGATTCATTCTAGTTATACCTTCTGATGTTTTAAGTATTTCGTTACCTAATGACTTCTGAACTTCTTTGGTACTCATACCTCTAAATTTTTTAAAAAATTTAGAACCATTTTTAAACATTAATTTAGTCGTATCTGAATATTGGTCTACAAGTTCACCTGGTTCTGTACCCCAATCGTGTTTAACATTTTGTGTATAAGTGTCAGCACAACTTTCAAGAGCTTTATTTAATATTGAACCAAGCATAACATAATCAGCTCCAAGTGCTAATGCTTTAATAATGTCAGAATATTTTTTAAAACCACCATCAGCCACAATTTTTGCAGGTTTATCAAATTTACAAGATTCTTCATAACATTCTCTAATAAGAGATGCCATAGGATAACCAACGCCTGTTTGTTCTGTTGTAAGACAACCACCACCATTACCTATACCAATTCTAATATAGTCTGCACCAGTATCAGATAATAAAGTATATGTCTTTGGATTTGCAATATTACCAACCATTAATGTTAATTTATCACCATATTTTTCTTTTGCTTTTTTTACAATTTCAAATAATTTTGACATATGACCATTGGCTATATCTATCAAAACAAGACCATTTAGGCTTTCTGCTTTTCTTTTAATATAAAATTCTTCAAATGCATCCAAACCAATAGCCACACCTTCACCTTTCAATGGAAACAGTATTTTTTCTGTTCTTGGTAGAATTGGATATATTTTATTATTATTAAAATAAATAATATTTTTATAATTTATAACTGTGTCCATTGGAGCAGTAAATAATGGTAACCAACCATCATTATAAAAAACATTTACATTTTTTCTGCTTTCTACATCTGATTGTTCAGCAGGTTGTATTAAAATATCATCAAAATCAAATTTTACATCGTTTTTCATTTTTATTTGTTTTAATTTTTGAATTCTCATATAGTTTTTGTACATTATTTCTAATACAAAAAATTTTAATCTATTTCTAAAATATCCTTATATATTTATCAAGTAAATTCATTAAATAAAGTCTTTTGTATCAACCGATTTAATAAACTTAGAAAAATCAAAATATTTGTTATATACAGACATAACTTTATCAAATGTTATATCTTTCAAAATTGGTTCAACTTGCCATTCTCTCGGTATAATATATTTACCAACATTATTATATCTATTAATCTCATTCTTTTTAAATTTGATTTCTAAACTTTGTTTTACAATATCAAACCTTTCTTGTGTCATAAATTTTTCGGGATTTCCTAAAACAAACGCTGTAATTTTTTCAATTTCTTCAACATTTTCATCAGATGTTTCAGATGTTATATTAATAATACCACTATTATTTGTTATTCTGTCAATATAGCAATTTATATAATAAACCAATCCTCTTTTTTCTCTTATTTCTTGATAAAGAGGTGATTTAAGACCCATGCCTAACATATTACAAATAAAATCTATATAAGCAAAATCTTCAGATAATACTTGTGAATTATAAATTACCGATGATTTTCCGTTTCTGCTCTTATATGGCTCAAGAATATTTGGATATTCACCAGCAACTATATTTTGTATGAATGTTTGTGTGGAAAATTCAATATCTGTAACAAATTCAGAATTCCTAGATACATTTATAATTTCATGCGGTTTTGAAAACTGTAATTTGAAATAGTCCTTAATATCTTGATATTTAAGACTTTGTAAATCTTCTTTTAGACCGATTGGTCCATAATTGTTATATAATTTTCTATAAAGATTTAATTGATGATTATAATTTTGCTTATTAAAATAATCTTTATATTCTTCTAACACAATCTTTCTTTCATTTTCAAATTGTTCTTCTGTTATTGAAAATGTTAATAATTTTTTGAGTATTATGTCTCTATATTTTGATAGATATTCATCTAAACCAATATAATAAAAAACTACTTCATTGTCTGAAGTATATGCGTTCCAAGCAATACCATCTCTATCAAAATCATCCAACATATCATCAAGATGATGACATATAAGATGTTCCATAAGATGGCTTAAACCAAACCAACCTTTCTTTTCATTTCTTACTGATCCTTTAAAAACAATATAGAATCCACTTAAATCTGTTTGACTTTTTATATTTATTACTGCCATGTTATTATTTATTTTTTGACTTCTATATATATATCATTTATTAACCAAAATGTTTTGGAAATTAAAAATTAAATTGAACAAACGGTGTGGAAAGTTTATTAGATTTGATAAAGTTGAAATAAGAATTTTTTAATTAAAGACCTTTTATAACTTTTTGATAATCAAAACCATCTGCAAAATAATAAACTTTATAAATATAATCATCATCTTTTTTTCTAATGTATTGAATATCAGCAAATTTATCTATAAGAAGAATGATTTTGTTTTTATTTCTGCTAAAAGAAATAACTATTTCATTATCTTCATTTTTTGATATTTCTGCAGATCCTACTATATTTAGTATACTATTTGCAACATCAAGAATATTTTTGTTATTAAAACCACATTCTTGATATATTTCATATAACTTTTCCATAAAATTATATATTCTTATTTAATAGTCTTTTTAGTTTAATTTCTCTTAATTCTGGTCTTTTTTTCATTCTTCTTTTGTATATTTCTGACCATTAATGAAATAATATTCATGAAAAATATAATCACCATAATTAAAATGTTTTCTTTTAATATATGCTGGTCCTTCTATTCTATGTAATTCATTATTCTTTAAATAATATTCGGTAATACCTTCATTAAATTTTTCAATTCTAATATATGTTAAATTGTTTTTATTTTTGTTAATAAAATCATTTGCTTCTTTTATACTTTTGAAATTACCGACTATATATGATTTACCACTTATGATAAATTCTTTAATATCTTCTATCATAACGGATGTTTCTATAGTGGTATAAAAACCTTTTAAAAATTCTATTCTATAATATTCAATCATATACAACCTCCACAGCTTCCTGAACGCCAATCACATTCACTTATTTTAGAGTATATTTCAGAATATAAATCTCTGTCACCAACAAATTTTATCGAATAACCTTCTTCAAGACACTGTATTGCATATCTTAACCAATTATCTTCTTGTTTCCAACAATCAGCATCATCTTCGTAGTAATATTCGGTTTCTTCAAAATGCTGTATTGAATATGTGCCACGAGTACCCATACTATCACTTTTAATAATTTCTGGTATTGGTAATTCCATATTGTCAATTTTGATTGTCCATAAACCAGAACATAGGTTAGGATATTTTCCTGACCAATTAACATATATTTTAGATTTTGTTACATCGTAAGGTATTATTTCTTTTACTTTTTCTGAAACAGAAATATTAAGAATTCTTTTTAATTTGAATTCTCTTTCCATTTTCTTAGGTAATTTTTTGAAATGAGTCTTATCAAAACCTTGAATGATACCATTAGAATTACGAACATAGTAAATAGAATTTTTTTTCAAACAAATAATTTGTATTTTTACTAAAATATATTATTATGGATAAATGTATTATGGACATAAGTAGCAAAGGTAAATACCCCTCAAACGCATTAAGTAATTTCTCACCACATCCTTTTGTATTAGATGGTGTGGAAATATCTTCGATGGAAGGCTTTCTTCAAAGCCTCAAATTTAAATCACCTGAAATGCAAGTTGAAGTATGTAAACTTGTTGGTCTTGCTGCAAAAATGAAAGGTAAGAACAAGAAGTGGTTCAAAACTCAAACTTTATATTGGAGAGGTGTTGAAATAAAAAGAGATTCAGATGAATATCAGGAACTATTAGACAGAGCATATAATGCAATGTATGAACAATCAGATTCATTTAGAAAAGCACTTGCTGCTTCGGTTGGTTGTACTTTAACACACTCTATGGGTAAGAACAAAAAGAATGAAACCGTTTTAACAACTCAGGAATTTTGTTCAAGATTATCTATATTAAGAGATTATGGAAAAATTGAAAGATAATGTTAGTTCAGTCTAAAATAAATAATGGTTTATTAGATGTAAATGTTGCATATAACGTTTTCAGAGAAGATGAATACCATTAATTTATCTTCTCTTTTCGAGACTTTTATTCTAATTTTCTATTTAGTTGACCACATCTGACCTTCTGAAGTCTTGTGTATGCTACCAGTTTAAACATCTGCTTTTAAATGTCTTATTTCTTCTAAGGTAAGATTTTTTTTTTGATTTCTTCAACATTAATTTCCATCTTTATTAGGATTTAGATTTGATAAATATAAGAATTCCATATATTTATTGAGAGCCACTTTCACTTCTTCTGATTTTTCATAATCATATTTATTGGCATATCTTTTCATTATATCACCACTTATTTCAATCATAAATTTTATTGGCGATTCTGATTTATGCATCTGTTCAAGATATTCATTAAAAATATCTTGTGAAAATTTTGATGAATCTTCTTCTACTTGTTCATATGACATATTATGTTTTTCAAGCATATAATCATAGAAATCATAAAAAGGTTTTACATCATTTATAAAACTTTCAACTTTTTCTTCTGGGAACTTTGATTGTAATAATTTTCTTAGTTCTTCTATCGTTATTTTATCTTTCATATAGATATTTATATGTTCCTTTTATAAATTTTTCAATTACTAATGGATAGAATTTTAATTCTAATTCATGTACTTTTGATTTTATATCCTGCCAAGTATCTTCTGGTATAATTTTTATGATTTTTTGAAATATTATTTTACCAGTATTATATTCTTCATTCACTATATGTATTGATATTCCTGTTTCAGCAACGCCAGATTTTTTTACAGCTTGATGAACATTATCACCATACATACCTTTACCACCAAATCTTGGAAGTAATGCAGGATGAATATTTATGATCTTATACATGTATTTTTTGCAAAAATTTATTGGAATTTTATCTAGGTAACCATCAAGCACAATATAATGGACTTTATGTTTTGTTAAAATCCGATCCATTTCTTTGTACCATTTTGTGCAGTATGTGGGCACTTTGTATCTTCTTAATCGTTTTAATACACCAACATTTTCTTTATTTGAAATAACACAAGCTACATTTGCATCTAAAAAAGGCTCAAAATACTGAATAATATTTTCAGCATTTGAACCTTCACCTGAAGCGAAAATCGCTATATTTATGGCATTTTCTAATTTTTCAATTCTCATAAAATTCTATTATATTTTAATTTGTTTTTTCAATCCATTACCCTACAAACACAATGAAACGATTAACACCGCTTCATTTTCAATTACCCCGAATTCGGTGTAATTAAACTTTGGATTATTAATTAATATTTTATATATAATAAAGTTAATAGTCTAATGAAAATGTAAAACGCAATTATTACCGCTTGTAGCTTTCATGAAATCTTCATACACTTTATAAAACCATTCGCTCATTTTTTCTTTGGCAAGTTCATTAAATTTTACAAAATCTTCATGTAATTTTTTACAAACTTCTGGACCAATCACACCTTCACAATCACTGAAATGTAAAAGTTCAACAAATGGCTCATTATAAACATCAATAATAGACATTTTATTTTGTTTTCCTAAAATTCTGTTTAATTTCTTTTCTCTATGATATTTTGACCATTCAAACTCTGTAAAATACCAAACCCTATTACAATACTCGTCATATGTTTCATTACTGAAAAGTTTTAAAACATCATTTCGCCACAAACTATAACTGCTATACGAGCCTACACGAAAACCATAAAAATAATCTACTATATATTCTTGATCGATTTTTAATGTTCCTAATTGATATACAAATGGTTGTTTATGAATTTTAAATTCTCCTTTACCTAATCTTACATTACAATAAGCACTAATATCTAAACCCATATTAATTTTCGTTTAATATTCTTTTTAATTTGTCTTTTATAAATTCTGCAATATTCTTTTCTTTTTCAAGCCAAATACTACCAACTCATGGGTAAGAAGATTATTCTCATCGTATTGAAGGTTAATACTTATTAATGGTCAATTAATGCATGAAAACCTGAATATCTTTTATTTTCTCTTATTAATTTATCCTTTATATTTTTCACAAATTAATAAATCATTTTCCATATCACCAGTTTCCATTATCATTGGAATATTATATAATTTACACAGATTGATTATATTTTCAATTTCTGTTTTTGTAAATTTTGCAGTTTCATCAAACAATGAAACATCATGTTGGTCTTTGTGTTTGCCAAACTCAACATTAGAACTCGGATTGTTAAGATGTACCAGATTAATATATGATTTATATTTTTCAATATATTTGATAACATCATAACCTGCAGCGTACATATGAGCTGTATCAAAACACATACCTATTAAATAATCATTTTCATATTTGTCAATAAATTCTATGATTTTGTCAAATTTCAAACGATTTCCTCCTTCAGTAGTAGTTTCAATAAGCATTCTTGTGTTTGGTCTACCACCTACAGATTTTTCAAATCTTTGATAAGCATTATAGATATTCATTTGTGTGAGTGCCATACCATTAACTATGGATTTGTTTGAACCCATATGAATTACTAATCCTGATGCACCGATTTTATCACAAAATTTTAGATTTTCTTCAATAGACTTTGGTATGACTGGTTTATCATCAGCGAGATTTATAAAATAATTACTATGAACAAACACAGGAATGTTCAATTTTTTCATTGCATTAAAATCTGCTTCAGTATATTTTGTACCTGGAAAGTAACTCTTTGGACTACCAGGAAAGATCTGAACAGCGGTCATTTTTTTATTTACTATATTGCTTGCAGTTTTTACAAGACCGCCACTTATCGATATGTGATATCCTATTTTCATTTAATCAATTTTAACTGTAATAACTATATAAATTTGTTTATTTCCATATCTTACATATTAATAATACATACGATTATCCACTTTTCTGGAATAGATTCAAACCAAAATAATTTTTCTCCATACTGATCCTTCCTCCGTATTGTTTGTCCATCAATAAAATATAGTTTATCTCCATATCGGTCTTTGTATCTGATAGTGTTTTTGTCAAAATAGAATAATTTCTCTCCGTATTGGTCTTTTAATCTTACAGTTTCTCTATCAATAAAAAATAGCTTGTCACCATACATATCTTTTCGTCGAATAGTTTGTCCATCAAGATAATACAACTTCTCACCATATTGGTCTATTGACCTAAGAGTGTTTCCATCTTTCCAATACAATTTCTTGCCATATTGATCTAATAGTCGTATTTGTTGACAGCTAGCCCAAATTGGTATTAATAGTAAGAAAAAAATAAAAATTGATTTCATGATGTTTTTATTAACTGCAATCAAATCAGAAAGTTTTACACCAACTATAATTTTTGAACAAGCAGTTGAACTCATATTTTTATTTTTTACAAAGTTAATAAATTTTTTATTTATCTTTCAAAATTCTTTCGAGTTTATGTTCTCTAAAATATTTTTGAATTTCTCTCTCTATTTCATCATTTGAAATATCAAGATCATGATTTTTAATCACATCAAAGTAACTTTGTGAACAATAATTATTCATATATCCATAGAGACATTTTTTTTGAATTTTTTATAATATAAATTTTCTATTTGTAAACTATCATAGTCCCATAACTCATCTTTGTCAATACCGAGTATTTTTGAAATACGTGGTTCATATTTAAAATCTTCAATTAAATAAATATCAAAATAATCTGGATATTTACTAACCACATATAGTTTTTCATAATCATCTAAATCAAATACATCAAGACCTTCACCAAGGGTTGGTCCAACCACTACATAGTGATTGTTCAAATTCTTAATATCTTTTATATCAACTTTTGTTCCTACAAGTAAGAAAGAACTTGAACTAGAATTACTAACAAATCCGCTTCTTATTTTCATATTATCTTTATTTTAAGGTCTTTTAAATTTTTTGTCTATTCTTTTAAGTTTCACATCTCTTAGCGTTCTATTAGCAGCTATTATACAAAATCTACAACCTGTAGTTTCTTTTGATATAAATGGTGGACAAGACATACCATCAAGTATATTTTTATTTGAAATAAGCCATTTAGCTTGTTCTATTGGATTAATAGACACGCTTTCAAAATTATATGTATTTATTTTATTCACCAATTACACAATATAATTTTAAATCTTTTGACTTTTTTCTTACAAGACCATCTTTTACCCTTATGAGTAAATCAAATTGATTACAACCAATTTGTTCTTTGTGTAACAGTTCACCATCTACAAGAGTACCGTCACTAATAAATACAAATTTATCGTTTATTTTAAGGTCTTTTACTTTTACGTTTTCTTTCATAATTATTCGCTTAAACTTGTTCCAAACTCATCTTCTTTGAACTCACCATCTTCTGTGAGCCATATTTCAGCAACAAATATATAGTGGTCACAATCTGCTGCAAATCAATACACATTTTTACCATTTTCATCTTTGTAAAGAGAAACAATACCACTAGTTTTATTCAAATCAATTGTACCTTTAAACTGAAATCTACCATTTTTAGTTTCTTCTTTCATTCTCTTTGTTAAGTAATTTTCAAACTTAACTTTGACATCTTTATCTAAAGACTTATCAAAATCATAATATTCTATGTCTTTAATAAATGTTAAATTGTTTGTATTCATATTTTTATTAGTTTTTGTTTCTATACTAATACCAGCATCCTTCATAACATCTTCCAAGGTAATTGTTTTTTACCAGACTGCTTTAATTTATGAAAACTTTCCATAAATTTTTCCTTCTTAGAATCTTCATTCATATATTATTCATTAATAAATTCTTCAATTTCTTTCACGTATGCATCATGATTAGGAGACTTTTCAAGTACACCAGTAATATAAGGTATAATTTCTCCTGCTTTCTTCAAAGCCACTTTTGCACCAGGGAAAGTACCTTTTTTCAGAATAGTTCCAAGATTGGAAAGACTTGCTTTGCCAACCATTGTACCATCAAGTTCAACAGGTTCAAGAATAGCAAGTGGTGTTAAATGACCATCTTTACCCATCTTCCATTCAATATCAAGAATGATTGTAGAAACTTCTCTTGCAGGGAATTTGATAGCAACAGCCCACTTTGGTTCGTGATTGTTTTCACCTAACCTAAGTCTTTTGTTCTCTGGAAATTTAATAACGATACCATCCATTAAAAATGGACATACATTATCTTTATAATTTTTGAACTTATTATAAATTTCAATAAAACCTTCTTTAGTGGCAGGAGTCTTAACTAAAAATGGTTTATAGTTTACATTAAAACCAAAATCAGCAAGTAATTGCATAGAATTATCAGGATAAAATTTCTTACCTGTTTTTTCATCAATTACTACTAATGAATAAGCAATAAATACTAAATCTTTCAATTCATTAATATTGTATTCATCACGATTCAATACACCTGCAACAAAATTTCTTGGATTGTCAACTTTATTAGGGTCAGAATATCTTTTTTTCCAAAGTTCAACATCAATTACAACTTCACCACGTATTTCGAGAGTTTTATCTTTAAAATCATCTATATTTTTAAGAACTGTAGGTACTATATGTTTCATTTTATTAGTCTTATCAAGACCAAATTTCTTATCACCTCTTGTAAGAGCTTGACTTAATTCACCATTACGGTAAATAAGTTCTTGACCATTACCATCATATTTACCACTTGCTTCAATAAAATCTGATTTGATACGATTTAAAAATAATTCTATATCATGAAATGGCATATTTGATTCATCATTAATCTGTATCTTCTGTAAGGAAAGCATAGGTGTAAGATGAGGATATTTAGTTTCATCCCTTTCATCTGAATCAAGAATGTTAGCAACATCAAGACCCAATTCTTTTATTTCTCTAACAGTTGGAAAATCAACAAAACTGATAACCTTTAATGCCAATGGGTTACCAGTATCTTTAAGATTTTTTTCAAATTTATCAAAGTCTGAGTCTAAGATAGTTGGAGTACCAAGTACATAATACTCATATTTATACCTTAAATATTCTTCGCAACGTTCTTTAATCGTCATATTTAAACTTTTTAATATTTTACAAAGATAAAAAAGATTATTCAGAAAATAAAATTTTAACAATTTTTTTATAAATCTGAGTATAATTCTTCTTTAATATTTTCTCAGCCGTATACATTCAAAATCCTTTTAAGTTAATACTATCTATCATTTCAAATTTTTTTTAATTTTTAATGCCAACATTCATTACCATAATCATTTTAAGCCAATAATACCTAATAATTTTTAAACCAATAATACCAATATTTACCAAAATCTTCATTATGATAAATACTTTCAAAAATTCTAACTTTAATACTATTAATTTCAAAGACTAAATCTTTACCATCATGTTTTTCAATTAGTTTCATTCATTCAAAATCTTTTAGCATTTCTTGATTTATAACCCAATTCGTAATGTTGATATTTTTCTGGACACAATTTACTGTAAAAGTGGTAGAAAGTGTCAAATTACAATGTCGTGAATATTTTTTATATGTTACTTCAAACTTTTCCATAAACTAATTTATTTATCTTTTTTCTAAAAGTTGTTTATATTTTTTTCATCTATATCTTAAATCCAAACTTATTGTCTTTATTTTTTCATTTTTAGCCAACTTTAATTATAAGTTATAAATATAAGAAATAAATATAAAATTAAAAAATTAACAAACCTAATAATAGTATAATTTTTTTAATATATAAATCGTTATGAATAAAAAACACACTTTTTATAGAATAGCGCTTGCTTTTGGCGCAATATCACTTGCTGGACCAGCCGCTTATTTTTCTATTTTTGGTTTATCTAAACTTTATATAGGCGCTGGAATAGCAGGTATCATTCTTTTTGGCGCTATTGAATTTGGTAAAATAGTTACTGTTAGTTACTTATATGCCTTTTGGAAAACAATATCCTTGGTAAGAAAAACTTACCTAACATTTGCTGTTATTGTTGCAATGACTTTAACATCAATTGGTATTTACGGATTTCTGAGCGCAGCATTTCAAACAACTTCCACAAGTATAGAAACCATCAATAGTCAGATTCAAGTTATTGAAAATAAACAAAATATGTTCAATAAAAGAATAGATAATATTAAAGAACATGTGCAATTTAGAACAGATCGTGTTAATAAATTATCAAATTTGAGAACTCAACAAGAAGTAAGACTTGATACTCTTTATCAAAGAGGTAATTTTGCAAGTGCAAAGGCAACAGAAACTAATATAAAAGAAACTAATATAACTATAGATAAATTAAATGATGAAATATTGGAATTGAATAGTGAAATAGCTTCACTTAATGATTCTGTAAGTACTTACGATGTTAAGATTATGGAGTTAAAAAATAATCAATATCAACATGATTTAGGTCCATTAAAATATGTGAGTGAATTATTAAGTATTCCAATGAATAAAATTGTGAATTGGTTAACATTGGCTATTATATTTGTATTTGACCCTTTTGCAATAGCATTATTAATAGCATTCAATCATCTTACTATACTTTCAAAAAAACGTAAAGATGATGAAGATAAAATTTCTGAAAACAAACCAAAATATAAAAATCCGTTTGACAAATTAATAAAAAAGTTTAATAAAGTACAATCTGAAGAAATACAATCTGAAAAAGTACAATCTGAAGAAGAAATACAATCTGAAAAAGTACAATCTGAAAAAGTACAATCTGAAGAAATACAATCTGAAAAAGTACAATCTGAAGAAGAAATACAATCTGAAATTATTATAGGGGAAACAGAAGAATCTAAAACAAAAGAATCTAAACCTGATGAAAAACAAGAAATACAGTATATAATTGAACCTGTAAAAGGGGAAACTGAACCTGTAATTGAACCTATAAAAGAAATAGATTATTGGCAAGAAACACACAAATCATCTGACATTGAAGAATATTTTGGGGAATTTAAAAATATTCCAGAAGTTAATATGCAAGATAAAATAAAAGATGAATT
This Ignavibacteria bacterium DNA region includes the following protein-coding sequences:
- a CDS encoding phosphoribosylglycinamide formyltransferase — its product is MRIEKLENAINIAIFASGEGSNAENIIQYFEPFLDANVACVISNKENVGVLKRLRRYKVPTYCTKWYKEMDRILTKHKVHYIVLDGYLDKIPINFCKKYMYKIINIHPALLPRFGGKGMYGDNVHQAVKKSGVAETGISIHIVNEEYNTGKIIFQKIIKIIPEDTWQDIKSKVHELELKFYPLVIEKFIKGTYKYLYER
- a CDS encoding insulinase family protein, encoding MAVINIKSQTDLSGFYIVFKGSVRNEKKGWFGLSHLMEHLICHHLDDMLDDFDRDGIAWNAYTSDNEVVFYYIGLDEYLSKYRDIILKKLLTFSITEEQFENERKIVLEEYKDYFNKQNYNHQLNLYRKLYNNYGPIGLKEDLQSLKYQDIKDYFKLQFSKPHEIINVSRNSEFVTDIEFSTQTFIQNIVAGEYPNILEPYKSRNGKSSVIYNSQVLSEDFAYIDFICNMLGMGLKSPLYQEIREKRGLVYYINCYIDRITNNSGIINITSETSDENVEEIEKITAFVLGNPEKFMTQERFDIVKQSLEIKFKKNEINRYNNVGKYIIPREWQVEPILKDITFDKVMSVYNKYFDFSKFIKSVDTKDFI
- a CDS encoding TIM barrel protein; amino-acid sequence: MKIGYHISISGGLVKTASNIVNKKMTAVQIFPGSPKSYFPGTKYTEADFNAMKKLNIPVFVHSNYFINLADDKPVIPKSIEENLKFCDKIGASGLVIHMGSNKSIVNGMALTQMNIYNAYQRFEKSVGGRPNTRMLIETTTEGGNRLKFDKIIEFIDKYENDYLIGMCFDTAHMYAAGYDVIKYIEKYKSYINLVHLNNPSSNVEFGKHKDQHDVSLFDETAKFTKTEIENIINLCKLYNIPMIMETGDMENDLLICEKYKG
- a CDS encoding guanosine 5'-monophosphate oxidoreductase, yielding MKNDVKFDFDDILIQPAEQSDVESRKNVNVFYNDGWLPLFTAPMDTVINYKNIIYFNNNKIYPILPRTEKILFPLKGEGVAIGLDAFEEFYIKRKAESLNGLVLIDIANGHMSKLFEIVKKAKEKYGDKLTLMVGNIANPKTYTLLSDTGADYIRIGIGNGGGCLTTEQTGVGYPMASLIRECYEESCKFDKPAKIVADGGFKKYSDIIKALALGADYVMLGSILNKALESCADTYTQNVKHDWGTEPGELVDQYSDTTKLMFKNGSKFFKKFRGMSTKEVQKSLGNEILKTSEGITRMNQVEYTLEGWCDNFKHYLSSAMSYTNKTSLKDFIGQVEFNMITENAFKRYNK